TTCTCGGTCATGAGCATATCACTTAGGAGCATGGCGTCGTCTTGGTCTGCCATGCCCGATGGACCTGGTTGCCGGCGTGACTGTTGGCCCTGTTGCTGGCTTTGTCGCTGAGTCATTCCTTGCGCCTGCCCCCGCGCTTGGCCTTGCGCCGTGCTCATCTGCTGCCCATTCAGCAGCTGGTCTAGGGTATTGTAGTGTTCTTGCTCCTGAGAGGCATAATCGTTGAACATCTGCTTCAGCTGCGGGTCCTGAACTTGCTGGGCATAGCTGCTGTACTTCTCGATGCACACTCTCTCGTGGCTGGATTGGTCGCGGAGCAACTGCTGTTCCTTCTGGGTTAGTCGAACACTCATCTTAGCCACCCCTTATCCAAGTGTGGCTAAGATGAGATCTACTTATGCGTGAGAATGCCGACGCGCTGCATTGTATGGCGTCCACGGTCCGAAAC
This is a stretch of genomic DNA from Clostridia bacterium. It encodes these proteins:
- a CDS encoding spore coat protein, which translates into the protein MSVRLTQKEQQLLRDQSSHERVCIEKYSSYAQQVQDPQLKQMFNDYASQEQEHYNTLDQLLNGQQMSTAQGQARGQAQGMTQRQSQQQGQQSRRQPGPSGMADQDDAMLLSDMLMTEKFISGAYDTAVFESANPEVRQTLQHIQQEEQHHGEGIYDYMSQNGMYNAQ